The Candidatus Accumulibacter similis genome has a segment encoding these proteins:
- a CDS encoding WecB/TagA/CpsF family glycosyltransferase, whose amino-acid sequence MKAAVARRTGRVLAATVDAVDWDEAINRIQTWADARESRYVCITNVHSVVMTTQSPDFERVVSGADMATPDGAPVAWMLRQTGHRGQARINGPDLMWKYCQQAAQRDEAIFLYGGTNQTLDALEGRLLATFPGLRIAGAFSPPFRTLSATEDSAIVDMINAAGAGTVWVSLGCPKQERWMAAHRGKINAVMIGVGAAFDYHAGTTRRAPLWMQRSGLEWLHRLLSEPRRLWRRYLVTNSVFLVRAFWQLACHR is encoded by the coding sequence ATGAAAGCAGCAGTTGCGCGCAGGACCGGGCGGGTCCTTGCGGCGACGGTCGACGCCGTCGACTGGGATGAGGCGATCAATCGCATCCAGACTTGGGCTGACGCCAGGGAGAGCCGCTATGTCTGCATAACCAACGTTCACTCGGTGGTCATGACGACCCAGTCGCCGGACTTCGAACGGGTCGTCAGTGGTGCCGACATGGCGACGCCCGATGGCGCGCCAGTGGCGTGGATGTTGCGCCAGACCGGTCATCGCGGCCAGGCACGCATCAACGGGCCGGACCTGATGTGGAAGTATTGCCAGCAGGCAGCACAGCGTGATGAAGCCATCTTCCTCTACGGCGGTACCAACCAAACCCTCGATGCACTGGAGGGGCGCCTGCTCGCCACCTTTCCCGGACTGCGCATTGCGGGCGCGTTCTCGCCCCCGTTCCGGACGCTGTCTGCGACCGAAGACTCGGCGATAGTCGACATGATCAATGCTGCCGGGGCCGGTACCGTATGGGTCAGTCTCGGCTGCCCGAAGCAGGAGCGGTGGATGGCCGCGCACCGCGGCAAGATCAATGCCGTGATGATCGGCGTCGGTGCCGCCTTCGACTACCACGCCGGAACGACCAGGCGCGCACCGCTCTGGATGCAGCGATCGGGTCTCGAGTGGCTGCATCGGCTGCTCTCGGAACCGCGCCGACTGTGGCGGCGTTATCTGGTGACCAATTCGGTCTTCCTCGTGCGTGCATTCTGGCAACTCGCCTGCCACCGCTGA
- a CDS encoding glycosyltransferase, with protein sequence MKVLLSAYACEPAKGSEPGVGWNWALALVRRGHEVWVLTRSNNRAAIREALGHVGEPYLSRLHFLYYDLPRWAAWWKRGGRGVHLYYALWQRGVVGVARAAHLRQRFDVAHHLTFGVWRQPTLLHRLGIPFIFGPVGGGETAPWPLVLGMPNLWSRVSEFLRYAVNLASLWNPALRRCLRESPWVIAKTRETAAWVARAGGSATVSLEIGIGRERIAKGSRPPVSGQLSCLYAGRLIGLKGVHLALAAVARAAAAGVDIHFAIVGSGPLLGKLETMAATLGIASRVTFCGQLRQAELLARYREHDLLLFPSLHDSSGNVVLEAFASGLPVLCLDLGGPAEMVDGSCGRAIAARGVDQQGVVEKLAASLVDFSRSPELLARLREGARDRALAASWDDRVETVYAPVEARIGRTVAMSRAVSQEQALSLGKLSGMARRELRGAGACGRTVRGDE encoded by the coding sequence GTGAAGGTCCTCCTTTCCGCTTACGCCTGTGAGCCTGCCAAGGGTTCCGAGCCGGGAGTCGGCTGGAACTGGGCCCTCGCCCTCGTCCGACGCGGGCACGAGGTATGGGTGCTGACGCGGAGCAACAACCGCGCGGCGATCCGCGAAGCGCTTGGCCACGTTGGCGAGCCTTACCTCTCGCGGCTTCACTTTCTCTACTACGATCTGCCGCGCTGGGCGGCGTGGTGGAAACGCGGGGGGCGCGGCGTTCATCTGTACTACGCCTTGTGGCAACGCGGCGTCGTCGGGGTCGCTCGTGCCGCCCATCTGCGGCAACGCTTTGACGTTGCACATCACCTGACCTTCGGCGTCTGGAGACAGCCAACCTTGCTCCATCGCCTGGGCATTCCGTTTATTTTCGGTCCTGTCGGAGGCGGTGAGACGGCTCCCTGGCCGCTGGTTCTCGGAATGCCGAACCTGTGGTCGCGCGTCAGCGAGTTCCTGCGCTACGCGGTGAATCTCGCGTCACTCTGGAATCCGGCGTTGCGCCGCTGTCTCAGGGAGTCGCCCTGGGTCATTGCCAAGACGCGCGAGACGGCCGCCTGGGTCGCCAGGGCTGGCGGCAGCGCGACCGTCTCGCTCGAGATCGGCATCGGTCGCGAGCGCATCGCGAAAGGCTCGCGGCCGCCGGTGTCGGGCCAGCTCAGCTGCCTCTACGCTGGTCGGCTGATCGGTCTGAAAGGGGTTCACCTGGCACTCGCAGCAGTGGCCAGAGCCGCGGCTGCCGGCGTCGACATCCACTTTGCGATCGTTGGCAGCGGGCCGCTTCTCGGGAAGCTGGAGACGATGGCGGCGACGCTCGGCATTGCCTCGCGGGTCACCTTCTGCGGGCAGTTGAGGCAGGCGGAGCTTCTTGCACGGTATCGCGAGCACGACCTGCTCCTCTTTCCCAGCCTGCATGACTCGAGTGGCAACGTCGTTCTCGAGGCCTTTGCCAGCGGTCTGCCGGTGCTGTGCCTGGACCTTGGCGGTCCCGCCGAGATGGTGGATGGGAGTTGTGGTCGGGCGATCGCGGCGCGGGGTGTCGATCAGCAAGGTGTGGTCGAGAAACTTGCCGCCTCCCTGGTCGACTTCTCCAGGTCCCCGGAGTTGCTGGCCCGCTTGCGCGAAGGGGCACGCGACAGGGCGCTTGCGGCCTCGTGGGACGACAGGGTGGAAACCGTGTACGCGCCAGTCGAGGCGCGCATTGGGCGAACAGTGGCGATGAGCCGAGCAGTGTCCCAGGAGCAGGCTCTTTCGTTGGGCAAGTTATCCGGCATGGCGCGTCGCGAGCTTCGCGGAGCGGGTGCCTGCGGACGAACAGTCAGAGGAGATGAATGA
- a CDS encoding PEP-CTERM sorting domain-containing protein, with amino-acid sequence MELKKIARGIAALGLAASFAAPAAASTVFMTGYTNGGPSSVSVVSPSYSGGAGQFSGTLDGNAFTTFCAELTQSFSFNTSYTYSIVSGTTAWTNPVYLGLSRLLTWLAANPTFNNSADKSAAMQSAVWEVIYETGGTYNLASGTFKATSGNAGTQTAINNLNAQWGNINSTLPTLFADKLTNANHQDFLLTTQVPEPEAFAMMLAGLGLVGAIARRRSRSGV; translated from the coding sequence ATGGAACTGAAAAAAATCGCCAGGGGTATTGCCGCCCTGGGCCTGGCAGCCTCGTTTGCTGCTCCAGCCGCCGCGTCAACGGTCTTTATGACTGGTTACACCAATGGCGGACCATCCAGTGTCAGCGTCGTTTCGCCGAGTTATAGCGGTGGAGCCGGACAGTTCTCGGGCACCCTCGACGGCAACGCCTTCACCACCTTCTGCGCCGAACTGACGCAGAGCTTCAGCTTCAATACGAGCTACACGTATTCGATCGTTTCTGGTACCACGGCCTGGACCAACCCCGTTTATCTGGGGCTGAGCCGGCTGCTTACTTGGCTCGCCGCCAACCCCACCTTCAACAACTCGGCAGACAAATCGGCAGCCATGCAATCGGCGGTGTGGGAAGTAATTTACGAGACGGGCGGTACGTACAATCTCGCGAGCGGTACGTTCAAGGCCACCAGTGGAAATGCCGGCACGCAAACCGCCATCAACAACCTGAATGCGCAATGGGGCAACATCAATTCGACCTTGCCGACCCTCTTCGCCGACAAGCTGACCAACGCGAATCATCAGGACTTCCTGCTGACGACTCAGGTTCCGGAGCCCGAGGCCTTTGCGATGATGCTCGCTGGACTTGGTCTGGTGGGAGCGATCGCCCGTCGCCGCAGCCGCTCTGGCGTCTGA
- a CDS encoding acyltransferase, with protein MIPSPTTAQLPEYARLQSLQALRGIAALLVVLYHTGTLYAVHTGQVLWQNAFRAGFAGVDVFFVLSGVVICCAHAQDIGRPQRALRFAARRSFRLLPVYWLVVAMKVLKDGATVPLVTLLGAVLLVPVPRPYITVAWTLSYELLFYTLFFGCILLPWRRCAALPLLALLVLPMLSLAGPADSPALQQAARFLFNNHLLEFAFGVLVYGLLRRFGPPSAAVSATLAVAGVAAFGVAAVLGTRISQSLIGQIGLSAHDVAELRGNAVLEQAVYCFGLPAAVAILGLIGLERHDRLRLPWQGGLTWIGDISYSLYLTHGFVINSLLGVGSIRDWIVRQPLLLVVVWAATLLLASILHRAVEVPALRWGGEISRRLR; from the coding sequence TTGATTCCTTCTCCCACGACTGCCCAGCTTCCGGAGTACGCGCGCCTGCAGAGCCTGCAGGCCCTGCGCGGGATCGCTGCGCTGCTGGTGGTGCTCTACCACACGGGGACACTCTACGCCGTACATACCGGCCAAGTGCTGTGGCAGAACGCCTTCCGGGCTGGGTTCGCCGGCGTCGACGTCTTCTTCGTGCTCAGTGGGGTGGTGATCTGCTGCGCCCACGCCCAGGACATCGGCAGGCCGCAGCGTGCGCTTCGTTTCGCCGCCCGGCGCAGCTTCCGGCTCCTGCCGGTCTACTGGCTGGTGGTGGCGATGAAGGTGCTCAAGGATGGCGCCACCGTGCCGCTCGTTACGCTCCTGGGCGCCGTCCTTCTGGTGCCGGTGCCACGGCCCTACATCACCGTCGCCTGGACCCTGTCGTACGAACTGCTCTTCTACACGCTGTTCTTCGGCTGCATTCTGCTGCCGTGGCGCCGCTGCGCGGCGCTCCCCCTTCTCGCCCTGCTCGTGCTGCCAATGCTGTCGCTGGCAGGGCCGGCCGATAGCCCGGCGCTGCAGCAGGCGGCGCGTTTCCTGTTCAACAACCACCTCCTGGAGTTCGCGTTCGGCGTCCTGGTGTATGGCCTGTTGCGACGCTTCGGTCCTCCCTCGGCGGCTGTCAGCGCCACGTTGGCCGTAGCCGGCGTGGCCGCCTTCGGCGTCGCGGCCGTGCTGGGAACCCGGATCAGCCAGTCGCTCATTGGCCAGATCGGACTCAGCGCGCACGACGTGGCCGAGTTGCGGGGCAACGCTGTCCTCGAACAGGCGGTCTACTGCTTCGGCCTGCCCGCCGCCGTGGCGATCCTCGGGCTCATCGGGCTCGAGCGCCATGACCGCCTGCGGCTTCCGTGGCAAGGCGGGTTGACGTGGATCGGGGACATCTCCTATTCGCTCTACCTGACGCACGGCTTCGTGATCAACTCCCTGCTGGGAGTGGGCTCGATACGCGACTGGATCGTGCGCCAGCCGTTGCTGTTGGTCGTCGTCTGGGCGGCAACGCTACTGCTCGCCTCGATCCTCCATCGGGCCGTCGAGGTGCCGGCACTGCGCTGGGGCGGGGAGATCAGCAGGCGCCTGAGGTAA
- a CDS encoding coniferyl aldehyde dehydrogenase, translated as MPHPESLANRFARLQAAARSEPNPPRALRERRLQALGRLLLDNEAAIADALRQDFGHRSPAETRLLEIFPSHEAVRHARRHLRRWLRPRARPVSLWFQPGRAEVRYQPLGAVGIIVPWNYPIFLAAAPLAAALAAGNRALVKMSEITPATAALFATLVGRYFADDELSVVEGDVTVAREFAALPFDHLLFTGSTPVGRQVMHAAADNLTPVTLELGGKSPAIIGPTLAGSPAFVHAVERIVIGKCLNAGQTCIAPDYVLLPAGLEHSFVHHARQILARCYPDIDHNGDYSAIVDQRQYARLVGYVDEARAAGAKVVDLVPGATADPLRRHLPPLALLDLDDGLRVMHEEIFGPLLPVIPYRDLGQAIRRVNERPRPLALYYFDSDQGNIERVLDETVSGGVTVNDTILHIAQEELPFGGVGPSGMGCYHGFAGFETFSVRKAVFRQSRLSAIGLFKPPYGVLFDRLTRILLR; from the coding sequence ATGCCTCATCCCGAGTCGTTGGCCAACCGCTTTGCCCGCCTGCAGGCGGCGGCACGCAGCGAGCCGAACCCGCCGCGCGCGCTGCGCGAGCGTCGCCTGCAGGCACTCGGCCGCCTGCTGCTCGACAACGAGGCGGCGATCGCCGACGCCCTGCGGCAGGATTTCGGTCACCGCTCGCCGGCCGAGACGCGGCTGCTCGAGATCTTCCCGAGCCACGAGGCCGTTCGCCACGCCCGCCGCCACCTGCGGCGCTGGCTGCGGCCGCGGGCGCGGCCGGTGTCGCTGTGGTTCCAGCCCGGCAGGGCGGAAGTGCGTTACCAGCCGCTCGGCGCGGTCGGCATCATCGTCCCCTGGAACTACCCGATCTTCCTCGCCGCGGCGCCGCTGGCGGCGGCTCTGGCGGCCGGCAACCGGGCGCTGGTGAAGATGTCGGAGATCACGCCGGCAACCGCAGCGCTCTTCGCCACGCTCGTCGGCCGTTACTTCGCCGACGACGAGCTGTCGGTCGTCGAGGGTGACGTGACGGTGGCGCGCGAGTTCGCTGCGCTGCCCTTCGACCACCTGCTGTTCACCGGCTCGACGCCGGTCGGGAGGCAGGTGATGCATGCGGCGGCCGACAACCTGACGCCGGTCACCCTCGAACTCGGCGGCAAGTCGCCGGCGATCATCGGTCCGACGCTGGCCGGCAGCCCCGCCTTCGTGCACGCCGTCGAAAGGATCGTCATCGGCAAGTGCCTGAATGCCGGCCAGACCTGCATAGCGCCCGACTACGTGTTGCTGCCGGCCGGGCTGGAGCACTCCTTCGTGCACCACGCGCGCCAGATTCTCGCCCGCTGCTACCCGGACATCGATCACAACGGCGACTACTCGGCGATCGTCGATCAGCGCCAGTACGCGCGCCTCGTCGGCTACGTCGACGAAGCGCGCGCCGCCGGCGCGAAGGTCGTCGACCTCGTGCCGGGCGCGACCGCCGATCCGCTGCGACGCCACCTGCCGCCGCTGGCGCTGCTCGACCTCGACGACGGATTGCGCGTCATGCATGAGGAGATCTTCGGGCCGCTGCTGCCGGTCATCCCCTACCGCGACCTCGGCCAGGCGATCCGCCGCGTCAACGAGCGGCCGCGGCCACTGGCGCTGTACTACTTCGACAGCGACCAGGGCAACATCGAACGGGTCCTCGACGAAACCGTCTCCGGCGGCGTCACGGTCAATGACACGATCCTGCACATCGCGCAGGAGGAACTGCCCTTCGGTGGTGTCGGTCCGAGCGGCATGGGCTGCTACCACGGCTTCGCCGGCTTCGAGACCTTCTCCGTCCGCAAGGCGGTCTTCCGGCAGTCGCGGCTGTCGGCGATCGGTCTCTTCAAGCCGCCCTACGGTGTGCTCTTCGACCGCCTGACGCGGATCCTGCTGCGATGA
- a CDS encoding methyltransferase domain-containing protein, whose protein sequence is MTQHLPKSPLSDRPPQRVRDLPEVLLRKSLEEYFQEPPPATAVECDYSLWRCVETDFEFAWPPRAGSEVFYQWIGGFPFYYPGTRWEYREVADRLRAESAGRTDGFTVLDVGCGSGRFLSSLNFLPIKARHALDFSPLAIRECEAKGLPSHCGSIESALGAGFVAMQSLDAVTSFHCLEHVEQPVEFVEQMLSLLKPGGSLWVSTPNSPMSFESEWFDVLNHPPHHLGRWNPTAYRALARRLDCECDLFSPPASPLRFAMGAFKLVSYGPSRRVGRVKRLADLVAGVGRFAGIWRRQRRRVAAAGVLAGDAILVRLTK, encoded by the coding sequence ATGACACAGCATCTCCCGAAAAGCCCGCTGAGCGACCGCCCGCCCCAGCGGGTTCGCGACCTGCCCGAGGTCCTTCTTCGGAAGTCTCTCGAGGAGTATTTTCAAGAACCACCGCCTGCGACAGCTGTGGAGTGTGACTACTCGCTTTGGCGCTGTGTCGAAACAGACTTTGAATTTGCCTGGCCGCCAAGGGCGGGTTCGGAGGTGTTCTACCAGTGGATCGGCGGGTTCCCGTTCTATTACCCGGGGACGCGCTGGGAGTATCGCGAGGTGGCGGATCGCTTGCGTGCTGAATCCGCAGGCCGAACCGACGGGTTCACGGTGTTGGATGTGGGGTGCGGATCGGGACGGTTCCTGTCCTCCTTGAACTTTCTTCCCATCAAGGCCCGCCACGCCCTGGATTTCAGCCCATTGGCCATTCGCGAATGCGAGGCGAAGGGGCTGCCCAGCCATTGCGGCAGCATCGAGTCCGCCCTGGGCGCGGGATTCGTGGCTATGCAGTCCTTGGACGCCGTGACCTCTTTCCACTGCTTGGAACATGTCGAGCAGCCGGTGGAGTTCGTGGAGCAGATGCTCTCGCTCTTGAAGCCCGGAGGATCGCTATGGGTCAGCACGCCCAACTCCCCGATGTCGTTCGAGTCGGAGTGGTTCGATGTGCTGAACCATCCACCGCACCACTTGGGCCGGTGGAATCCGACAGCCTACCGCGCGCTGGCCAGGAGGTTGGACTGTGAATGTGATCTGTTTTCGCCCCCGGCCTCGCCGCTGCGCTTTGCCATGGGCGCCTTCAAGCTGGTGTCTTATGGCCCAAGCCGCCGCGTGGGCAGGGTGAAACGCCTCGCGGATCTGGTGGCGGGCGTGGGGCGCTTCGCGGGGATCTGGCGGCGGCAGCGTCGGCGCGTTGCGGCGGCCGGCGTGCTGGCCGGGGACGCGATCCTGGTCCGGCTGACCAAGTGA
- a CDS encoding serine acetyltransferase, producing the protein MMEVENPAAAKLLIWATRGKRSRPRLHRLVCVFLNSDVYCDLPDGIMFPHPYGIMIHSQAVIGENTTVMQQVTIGGKSLTEPDGAPTLGRGCYVGAGARILGPVRIGDNVTIGANAVVTRDAPDGCVVVGANQILIR; encoded by the coding sequence ATGATGGAGGTCGAAAACCCGGCTGCGGCCAAACTGCTCATCTGGGCCACCAGGGGAAAGAGGAGTCGCCCACGATTGCACCGGCTGGTGTGCGTCTTCCTCAACAGCGACGTTTACTGCGATCTTCCCGACGGCATCATGTTTCCGCATCCGTACGGGATCATGATCCACAGTCAGGCGGTCATCGGCGAGAACACCACCGTCATGCAGCAGGTCACCATCGGCGGCAAGAGCCTGACCGAGCCGGACGGGGCCCCGACTCTCGGGCGGGGCTGCTATGTCGGTGCGGGTGCCAGGATTCTCGGGCCGGTCAGGATAGGCGACAACGTCACGATCGGTGCCAACGCGGTCGTCACCCGCGATGCGCCGGACGGCTGCGTGGTCGTTGGAGCGAACCAGATCCTGATCCGCTGA
- a CDS encoding undecaprenyl-phosphate glucose phosphotransferase, whose product MYWSGDDAYNHYLVFGVLLFAVGFPGKSLIQLRLRHVVREVFLNWLANASLLVFFGWATSLYKVFPPEVLLGLLWLTPLLQLSGHLFLRQVMPLLLRASGPARRGVIVGCNGLGKHLAAQIAAHPMLGIKLDGYFDDREVERLGIAADQLKGRLADVADYAKKQAVDAIYLALPMATQPRILSLLDALRDTTASVYFVPDVFVTDLIQARMDAVGRVPVMVVRDTPFAGLNGIVKRCSDIVISLLILVLISPILLLVALLVKLDSPGSVIFKQRRYGLDGKEIIVYKFRSMSVCEDGPLVAQACRGDPRVTRAGAILRKTSLDELPQFFNVLQGRMSIVGPRPHAVAHNETYRKLIKGYMVRHKVKPGITGWAQVNGYRGETQTLDKMEGRVAYDLEYLRNWSLKLDLYIIFRTVALVFKDAGAY is encoded by the coding sequence ATGTACTGGTCCGGTGATGATGCCTACAACCATTATCTGGTATTCGGCGTTCTTCTCTTTGCCGTCGGTTTCCCGGGAAAAAGCCTGATTCAGCTGCGGCTGCGGCACGTTGTCCGTGAAGTGTTCCTCAATTGGCTGGCAAACGCTTCGTTGCTCGTTTTCTTCGGCTGGGCGACCAGTCTCTACAAGGTTTTCCCACCGGAAGTCCTGCTTGGCCTGCTGTGGCTGACGCCGCTGTTGCAGCTGAGTGGTCATCTGTTCCTGCGGCAGGTGATGCCCCTGCTGCTGCGCGCCAGCGGGCCGGCGCGGCGGGGAGTCATCGTCGGCTGCAACGGGTTGGGCAAACACCTGGCGGCGCAGATTGCGGCGCATCCGATGTTGGGGATCAAACTGGACGGCTATTTTGATGATCGCGAAGTCGAGCGCCTCGGCATTGCCGCCGATCAGCTCAAGGGGCGCCTTGCCGACGTCGCCGATTACGCGAAGAAGCAGGCCGTCGATGCGATTTACCTGGCGCTGCCGATGGCGACGCAGCCACGCATCCTGTCGTTGCTCGACGCGCTGCGCGACACGACCGCTTCGGTCTACTTCGTTCCCGATGTCTTCGTTACCGACCTCATCCAGGCGCGCATGGACGCGGTCGGGCGCGTACCGGTGATGGTTGTGCGCGACACTCCTTTCGCCGGGCTCAACGGGATCGTCAAGCGGTGCAGCGACATCGTCATCTCGCTGCTGATCCTCGTCCTCATCTCGCCGATCCTTCTCCTGGTGGCGCTGCTGGTGAAGCTCGACTCACCCGGCTCGGTGATCTTCAAGCAGCGCCGCTACGGGCTCGACGGCAAGGAGATCATCGTCTACAAATTCCGCTCGATGTCGGTCTGCGAGGACGGGCCGCTGGTGGCACAGGCGTGCCGCGGCGATCCCCGCGTGACGCGAGCGGGAGCCATCCTGCGCAAGACATCGCTCGACGAGTTGCCGCAGTTCTTCAACGTCCTGCAGGGCAGGATGAGCATCGTCGGCCCACGGCCGCACGCGGTTGCGCACAACGAGACCTACCGCAAGCTGATCAAGGGTTACATGGTGCGGCACAAGGTGAAGCCGGGAATCACCGGCTGGGCGCAGGTCAACGGCTATCGCGGCGAGACGCAGACGCTCGACAAGATGGAAGGGCGAGTCGCCTATGACCTCGAGTACCTGCGCAACTGGTCGCTGAAGCTCGACCTGTACATCATCTTCCGCACCGTCGCCCTCGTCTTCAAGGATGCCGGTGCGTATTGA
- a CDS encoding glycosyltransferase family 4 protein, which produces MRILIVHNAYQQRGGEDSVVEAETELLRAYGHAVELYQKDNRDIAGISRLRLLTGTIWSQQTISEMGGILAHARPDVIHVHNTFPLISPSLYWAAERAGIPVVQTLHNFRLFCPQAMFLRHESVCEDCLGHVPWRGVTRACYRGSMGQSAVLAGMLTTHRALGTWRNKVARYIALNEFCRRKFVEGGLPAERVLVKPNFVDFAPPPAGERSGFLFVGRLSAEKGIRTLVDAASKVPDARIAVAGSGPEASLLTSVANIDGLGALQSAAVRERMVAASALVLPSIWYENFPRTLVEAFGCGLPVIASRIGALAELIDDGVTGFLFEPRDADDLASKLRWANAHPAEMARMGRAARSHYEAHFTADGNYHQLMAIYKEAIAQAKGDVT; this is translated from the coding sequence ATGCGCATACTGATTGTCCACAACGCCTACCAGCAACGAGGCGGTGAAGATAGCGTGGTCGAGGCGGAAACCGAGTTGCTGCGTGCGTACGGGCACGCGGTCGAGCTTTATCAGAAGGACAACCGCGACATTGCCGGCATCTCGCGCCTGCGCCTGCTGACCGGGACCATCTGGTCGCAGCAGACGATTTCCGAGATGGGCGGGATCCTGGCGCACGCCCGCCCGGATGTCATCCACGTCCACAATACGTTCCCGCTGATTTCCCCGTCGCTCTATTGGGCGGCGGAAAGGGCCGGGATCCCGGTGGTGCAGACGTTGCACAACTTCCGCCTGTTCTGCCCACAGGCCATGTTCCTGCGCCATGAGAGCGTCTGTGAGGACTGTCTCGGGCATGTGCCGTGGCGCGGCGTCACCAGGGCCTGTTATCGCGGGTCCATGGGGCAGAGTGCCGTCCTGGCGGGAATGCTGACGACGCACCGGGCGCTCGGTACGTGGCGCAACAAGGTGGCACGATACATCGCCTTGAACGAGTTCTGCCGCCGGAAGTTTGTCGAAGGTGGTTTGCCAGCCGAGCGGGTTCTGGTCAAACCGAATTTCGTTGACTTCGCACCGCCGCCAGCCGGCGAGCGCAGCGGGTTCCTCTTCGTCGGCCGTCTGTCGGCCGAGAAGGGGATCCGGACCCTCGTCGATGCCGCGTCGAAAGTTCCCGATGCACGCATCGCGGTCGCCGGTTCCGGCCCGGAGGCGAGCCTGCTGACTTCTGTGGCCAACATTGACGGGCTCGGCGCCCTGCAGTCGGCGGCGGTTCGGGAACGGATGGTTGCTGCCAGCGCGCTCGTCCTGCCCAGTATCTGGTACGAGAATTTCCCGCGCACTCTGGTCGAAGCATTCGGCTGCGGATTGCCGGTGATCGCGAGCCGTATCGGAGCACTGGCCGAACTCATCGACGACGGAGTGACCGGCTTCCTTTTCGAACCGCGCGATGCGGATGACCTGGCCAGCAAGCTGCGCTGGGCGAATGCGCACCCGGCAGAAATGGCGCGCATGGGTCGCGCCGCGCGTTCGCATTACGAAGCGCACTTCACTGCAGACGGCAATTACCACCAGTTGATGGCCATCTACAAGGAAGCCATTGCGCAGGCGAAAGGGGACGTCACATGA
- a CDS encoding lytic transglycosylase domain-containing protein yields the protein MPVRIDGRRLRLRALWSAALLLAAPPLPAAPSAAELRPPVPSARVASEPGPFRLSIQRSEYVLQGTAGRPVGSGSGSGAAQRLRVTNPFSPLIERQARARGVDPGLVHAVIRAESGYRPDAVSPKGAVGLMQLMPATASRFGVADREHPESNVSAGTAYLRLLLDRFNSVPLALAAYNAGEGAVMRHGNQIPPYAETRGYVARVLRDYGDAAIAPAPLPPVYGAGLRLADSDLSPYRLISAAPPHRHDFRQPARSIPRSFMGLMHVP from the coding sequence ATGCCGGTGCGTATTGACGGTCGGCGCCTGCGGCTGCGCGCACTCTGGTCGGCGGCGCTGCTGCTCGCGGCGCCGCCGCTGCCGGCTGCGCCGTCAGCTGCCGAGTTGCGACCCCCGGTTCCGTCGGCCAGGGTGGCGAGCGAACCTGGCCCCTTCCGCTTGAGCATCCAGCGCTCGGAGTACGTGCTGCAGGGCACCGCGGGCCGGCCCGTCGGCAGCGGCAGTGGCAGTGGCGCAGCGCAGCGGCTGCGGGTGACGAACCCGTTCTCGCCGCTGATCGAACGGCAGGCGCGCGCCAGGGGCGTCGATCCGGGGCTGGTCCATGCGGTGATCCGCGCCGAGTCGGGCTATCGGCCGGACGCCGTCTCGCCCAAGGGCGCAGTCGGCCTGATGCAACTGATGCCCGCCACCGCCAGTCGCTTCGGCGTCGCCGACCGCGAGCACCCGGAGAGCAATGTCAGTGCCGGTACGGCCTACCTGCGGCTGCTGCTCGACCGCTTCAACAGCGTGCCGCTGGCGCTGGCGGCGTACAACGCCGGCGAAGGGGCCGTCATGCGCCACGGCAACCAGATTCCGCCCTATGCCGAGACCCGCGGCTACGTGGCGCGGGTTCTCCGCGACTACGGCGACGCAGCGATCGCGCCGGCTCCGCTGCCGCCTGTCTATGGCGCGGGGCTGCGGCTGGCCGATAGCGATCTGTCGCCCTATCGGCTCATCTCCGCTGCACCGCCGCATCGCCACGACTTCCGACAGCCTGCACGCTCGATTCCTCGATCTTTCATGGGATTGATGCACGTGCCCTGA